The region ctcccgacgttgcttaactttggtcagaaatcacgtttgttgtatgggagccccatttaaatctttattttattctgtttttagtatttgttgttatagcggcaacagaaatacatcatctgtgaaaatttcaactgtctagctatcacggttcgtgagatacagcctggtgaaagacggacggacggacggacggacggacggacggacggacagcgaagtcttagtaatagggtcccgttttaccctttgggtacggaaccctcataatagggtcccgttttaccctttgggtacggaaccctaaaaaccggacgcctgcctaataaaacggtatgcaattttatttccggcagacggtgactcgccctcacaagatgggcccccacaaaaagcgacatctaggatggctcaagggcaacaccggtgtgagcggctcaggggtgtcgagaggtgtgcgccgctttctacccagtggctgttaacagccactgtgccaactcgcgtcttatgcatatttcacttccacccctggagcttatagctctaacgactccactctggccggccggctaaggcaagccagaggcagagaatcctgtcccacccgccctccttgcgggtaacagaactccccaggagcactcgggtacgtgaggtcgctaatccccaacagctcgccacaagctgccctgcgttgactgattgcactggtaaaaccagcgggcgatggggtcgtcacatccctacgccatATCTAGTTTATTGTTATTCTCGCTACTAACCTATCTAACATGAcatgaaatatgtatacactGTAAACTGACtgctaataattttaattaggaaAAAAACAGATTACATTAGGaacatttattttggagcttagctaatgctctttctatattaaatactcaacataatttgaaaaatactcaTACATGTTTTACTGGAATTTGGATTTGGACCATTGGACCTTACctaagttgtggactaaagttagctgattttacggtaggtaggtactttaattaaaatacacgtAGTATctactactatataaattattgagtaaacatatcaaaaacaaaataaaactgaCACAAACGAACCACACAATACAGTTACACTTTGTAACGGTCCAGCGCTCAATGGAGTATGCAACTGAACCTTGTCCCTGAGTTGCGGAACGCTTTCTTCATTTTATTTGAGACTATAAATAGATAAGATAACATTCATCGATCACAAAACAAACTCAACCAACAATGAAGTTGGTTGTAGCAGTCTCACTAGTCTGCCTTGTGGCGGCGTACGCCAGGCAGATAGACCAGACTCAGGATCTGGTTCCTGCCGAGAGCAAAGGCCATCATCATGAGTCTGGCGGCGGCAAAGAGCATCACGCCCACCACCATCACGAACATGGGGAAAAAGGACACAAAGGCCATAAAGGGCATCATCATCACCACAAGGGAGACCACGGTGACCACGGAAAACATCATCATGAGGGTCATCACGAGGAACATGGCGGCCATCATAAAAAGCATCACGATGAACACGACCATCACGGTCACCATCATGAACACGGACACCATCATAAAGGTGGCAAACACGGCCATAAGAAACATCATGATAAAGGTGAAAAGGTTGAAGGTTACCATAAGAAGTACCATAAGGATCACTTCCATAAGGACCATGATTTCTATGACGATCATCATCACGAGGGCAAACATCACAAGCACGGCAAACACCACGGACATCACGAAAAACACGGCGGCGACCACAAAAAGGGCGGACACCACGAGCACGGTCATCATGAACACCATCATGGCAAGCACGGTCATCATGACAAGCATCATCATGACGAAGATCATAAAGGACATAAGGGCCACCACGGTCACGAAGAGCACCACCATCACCACCATGACCATGGTAAGAAAGGTGGTCACCATGACGGAAAGGAGTGGGGCTTCCATCATGGAAAGCATTGATCTCTTATCAAATTTGAGCTGTGATATTTTTCCTAGAAACGTGTGGGTTTTATAGAAAAGCCAATTTTAGtcgttttttattgttatttaatttTGATACTTTGTTGATTTTTATATAAGAGCTAATGTGTCTGTAATCGGTACGTGTGTATGATACTTCATTAGTTTTGTGTGGTTTTGTAAAGAATAAAGGAAAATTCAATTCTACTGCGTTCCATTACTTGAAAAGTACCTAACTAAAGATATCAGCGACGACgtgatttaattaaatttaaataaatttatccTTGGCGCAAACATTTTTGATAGGCACTTCAATGTACTTTGTACTTTAGAACAGCCGTAAACAATCCTTAGTAAGTAGAATAAAGTTGGAAGCCTACGTCGAAGTAAATCATAATTAATAATCGACTATTTTATGATCTTGGTAGTTTCGGCCCCCGTCGTACTAAATTACTGGTAAGTTTGAAGTTCAACCATTAGGCGTCCGAACCTTACTTAGCAATGTGTTCGTTATGGTTGTCAAGTTTATGtacctacaatacctacatatttaatacCTGTATAACTATGTGTTTTAAACTTTAGTCATCTTATACAATTAATATTTGATAATGAACTAAACGGCAAAGAATAgaagaaaatggaccagccaaaatgtatgaaacagacaattttttattttatttcggtgctgctctcatagtaaaagttgctcagtataatctaaaaacctccctggcgacgggaatgcacttatttttggccaccctgtatataagaAAGACCCAATAAAATTTAATTGAGAGTAATGATTCGTGCTAAGCATTTACTACGTGCTAAGTAGTTCTGAAATATTTACCGTTTCCCAACCGGTACTTCGTTATTATACTCGTAAAATAAACCTTgtttaagttctttatttaTGACTAATATATGAGCATGTGACGTGTGTCGGCACACTATGCGAATCAATCTCTGATGTAAAGTAGGTCAATGACCATAATATAGCTAAGATCAAGTTTATGGCtaactttttagggttctgcaGCTAAAATGGCAAAGAACCCTTAGTTATATTTAGTTTCGTTCTGTCCGTCCTTCCTTTTGTCTGACAGTATTTCACAGTCATTCACCAAAACTACGCTATTGtatatttaaatgaaatttggtatggtttTTATGAAGTTTTACTCGTATGGTATGAAGGTACGAAACTCTCCTTTATGCGTACCTACTAAAGGTCATAAACCTCATAATATCGTCGTTTTGTCCGAAAATGCACACGACCTACAACTTA is a window of Cydia splendana chromosome 1, ilCydSple1.2, whole genome shotgun sequence DNA encoding:
- the LOC134800301 gene encoding histidine-rich glycoprotein-like → MKLVVAVSLVCLVAAYARQIDQTQDLVPAESKGHHHESGGGKEHHAHHHHEHGEKGHKGHKGHHHHHKGDHGDHGKHHHEGHHEEHGGHHKKHHDEHDHHGHHHEHGHHHKGGKHGHKKHHDKGEKVEGYHKKYHKDHFHKDHDFYDDHHHEGKHHKHGKHHGHHEKHGGDHKKGGHHEHGHHEHHHGKHGHHDKHHHDEDHKGHKGHHGHEEHHHHHHDHGKKGGHHDGKEWGFHHGKH